The stretch of DNA AGTACATCCCGCCCATCCCGCCACCCGGCGGCATCGGCGGGGCCTTCTGCTCCTCCTTCTTCTCGACCACGACCGCCTCGGTCGTCAGCAGCAGTCCCGCGATGGACGCCGCGTTCTGCAGCGCCGTGCGGGTGACCTTGGTCGGGTCGATGACGCCGGCCGCGACCAGGTCCTCGTACTCGTCGGTCTGCGCGTTGTAGCCGAAGTTCTTGTCCTTCGACTCGCGCACCTTCTCGACCACGATCGAGCCCTCGGCGCCGGCGTTCAGCGCGATCATCCGGATCGGCTCCTCGAGGGAGCGCCGCACGATCTCGGCACCGATCTTCTCGTCCTCGGACAGCTTCATCCGGCCGACCGCCGGCTGGGAACGGAGCAGCGCGACGCCGCCGCCCGGCACGATGCCTTCCTCGACCGCCGCGCGGGTCGCGTGCAGCGCGTCCTCGACCCGGGCCTTCTTCTCCTTCATCTCGGTCTCGGTCGCGGCGCCCACGTTGATCACCGCCACGCCGCCCGCGAGCTTGGCCAGGCGTTCCTGCAGCTTCTCCTTGTCGTAGTCCGACGTGGACTTCTCGATCGCGGCACGGATCTCGTTGATCCGGCCCTCGATGTCGGACCGCTTGCCGGCCCCGTCCACCAGCGTGGTGTTGTCCTTGTCCACCACGATCCGCTTCGCCTTCCCCAAGTCGCCCAGGACGGTGTTCTCGAGCTTGAAGCCCAGCTCGTCGCTGATCACCTTGCCGCCGGTGAGGATCGCGACGTCGCGCAGCATCTCCTTGCGGCGGTCGCCGAAGCCCGGCGCCTTCACGCCGCACACCTTCAGCGTGCCGCGCAGCTTGTTCACGACCAGCGTCGCCAGCGCCTCGCCCTCGATGTCCTCGGCGACGATCAGCAGCGGCTTCCCGAGCTGGGCGACCTTCTCCAGCACCGGGAGCAGGTCCTTCATCGAGCTGATCTTCTTGTCGTGGATCAGGATCACCCCGTCCTCGAGCACCGCTTCCATCTTCTCGGCGTCGGTGACGAAGTACGGCGACAGGTAGCCGCGGTCGAACTGCATCCCGTCCACCGTCTCCAGCGTGGTCTCGAGGCCCTTCGCCTCTTCCACCGTGATCACGCCGTCCTTGCCCACCTTCTCCATCGCCTCGGCGATGATGTCGCCGATCGTGGCGTCGTTGTTCGCCGAGATGGCGCCGACCTGCGCGATCTCCTTCTTCCCCGCCGTCGGCACCGACAGCTTCTTCAGCTCCTCGAACACCACCTCGACCGCCTTGTCGATCCCGCGCTTGAGGGCCATCGGGTTCACGCCGCTGGTGACGTTCTTCAGCCCCTCGCGGAAGATCGCCTGGGCCAGCACCGTCGCCGTCGTCGTCCCGTCACCCGCGATGTCGGACGTCTTGGTCGCGACTTCCTTCACCATCTGCGCGCCCATGTTCTCGACCGCATCCGGCAGCTCGATTTCCTTCGCCACCGTGACCCCGTCCTTGGTCACGGTCGGGTTCCCGAACTTCTTGTCGAGGACGACGTTCCGGCCCTTCGGGCCGAGCGTCGCCTTCACCGCCTCGGCCAGCTGATCCACGCCCCGCTTCAGCTTGGCGCGCGCATCAACGCCGAAAATGAGCTCCTTCGCTGCCATGTCGTGCTCCTCCCCTTGCGGACCCTCAGCCGATCTTGGCGAGGACGTCCGACTCCTTGATGATCAGGATGGTGTCGTCCTCGATGGTGACCTCGGTGCCGCTGTACTTCCCGTACAGCACCTTGTCGCCGACCTTCAGCTCCATCGGAACGTGCTGGCCCTTCTCCATCCGGCCGGGTCCGACCGCGATGATCTCCCCCTGCTGCGGCTTCTCCTTGGCGGTGTCCGGGATGTACAGCCCACCGCGCATCTGCTCGGTCTCCTCGAGCGGACGGATAGCCACACGATCAGCCAGCGGGTGCACCTTCCCCTTCGCCGCCTTGGATGTCGTGGCCATGTGTCTCCTGCCTCCTTGCGCAAACGGATGCGGATGATGTTAGCAGTCACCTGCGTTGAGTGCTAATAGCGTGGCGCGAAGACTAGCCGCCCCAGGACCGGGTGTCAAGGCCACATCGGTATGTCAGTAAGATGTTGCGAAATCGTTACTTACGGCGCTGC from Gemmatimonadales bacterium encodes:
- the groL gene encoding chaperonin GroEL (60 kDa chaperone family; promotes refolding of misfolded polypeptides especially under stressful conditions; forms two stacked rings of heptamers to form a barrel-shaped 14mer; ends can be capped by GroES; misfolded proteins enter the barrel where they are refolded when GroES binds); its protein translation is MAAKELIFGVDARAKLKRGVDQLAEAVKATLGPKGRNVVLDKKFGNPTVTKDGVTVAKEIELPDAVENMGAQMVKEVATKTSDIAGDGTTTATVLAQAIFREGLKNVTSGVNPMALKRGIDKAVEVVFEELKKLSVPTAGKKEIAQVGAISANNDATIGDIIAEAMEKVGKDGVITVEEAKGLETTLETVDGMQFDRGYLSPYFVTDAEKMEAVLEDGVILIHDKKISSMKDLLPVLEKVAQLGKPLLIVAEDIEGEALATLVVNKLRGTLKVCGVKAPGFGDRRKEMLRDVAILTGGKVISDELGFKLENTVLGDLGKAKRIVVDKDNTTLVDGAGKRSDIEGRINEIRAAIEKSTSDYDKEKLQERLAKLAGGVAVINVGAATETEMKEKKARVEDALHATRAAVEEGIVPGGGVALLRSQPAVGRMKLSEDEKIGAEIVRRSLEEPIRMIALNAGAEGSIVVEKVRESKDKNFGYNAQTDEYEDLVAAGVIDPTKVTRTALQNAASIAGLLLTTEAVVVEKKEEQKAPPMPPGGGMGGMY
- a CDS encoding co-chaperone GroES, with product MATTSKAAKGKVHPLADRVAIRPLEETEQMRGGLYIPDTAKEKPQQGEIIAVGPGRMEKGQHVPMELKVGDKVLYGKYSGTEVTIEDDTILIIKESDVLAKIG